A single genomic interval of Coleofasciculaceae cyanobacterium harbors:
- a CDS encoding histidine kinase dimerization/phospho-acceptor domain-containing protein: MLTNNAAYLKDFVHPVSLCQPESDLGSILKIFQHLKCKLLAIPQNSGGWGIINSEDLLSLIAKTWLAEKMALVSHPRSEAYQRSIPYVKTSDFDSIIKPALICQADTQLDEFLNYLHYESLFDNQDEYLVVNAMGELQGKLDRNKIIKYLAKKSATNTPQLPASLNYLSELIDFIALPLKIIETVEGKDLYLNKCWQELITSNQDSQPPLEEPDAMIATWWMEQQLNSGQQDCEQQSKSPKLPDLANGDRAKSNCHTLLVSDISPEIPNRDNFTLFKPNSSEESQEQLSLDNSQCITIEQVSDWNYLKIPLVAKKLSGISDSPYRLVIATKIAATKPFNPSSNSESQTLATVSNRLLATISHELKSPVTGIVGLSSLLQGQKLGQLNQRQAQYVKLIQSSGQKMMDIVDDLLRLTNLADKQLLEPELINLEFLCRQLYQQAVNKVQQLDCETARSCWFPTKSDCRGRSWRAGRTPNYAVRHEVSPLGQASPEGFLQGQPLANPADSLVQSASLDSSFEVEASRLTLNIESGNEIAIANKLVLSCILSHLVLETIRVAQSPDNLKIDVKSLQGLTAIVVSSDLGDWSSSSETSSSAPDSGLDLVIAEYLAEVIHGSVTSLYLANRCQFTLLLPKDNTQHQQLSGNSISNPADPTKTPNRNLTILCLYPELEAIDPQANHRNGSHFDLKSWSDNSEQQVNCQHRIIEADSLEQAYTLARIWQLDVIVLDGYQIIEPAQFLRSLQKSEYLAALPLITLDGRTTEAANQIEGLNVYPCLLPAEHRSVDNLMQVIQIATGV; encoded by the coding sequence ATGCTGACTAATAATGCCGCTTATTTAAAAGATTTTGTTCATCCAGTTTCGCTCTGTCAACCAGAGTCAGATTTAGGCAGCATCCTCAAAATTTTTCAACATTTGAAGTGTAAATTGTTGGCAATTCCTCAAAATTCTGGGGGTTGGGGAATTATTAATTCTGAAGATTTACTCTCCTTAATCGCTAAAACTTGGTTGGCGGAGAAAATGGCATTAGTTAGTCATCCTAGAAGTGAAGCTTACCAACGCAGCATTCCTTATGTAAAGACTTCCGACTTTGATTCGATAATTAAACCCGCGCTGATTTGCCAGGCAGATACCCAGCTTGATGAATTTTTAAATTATTTACATTATGAATCTCTATTTGATAATCAAGACGAATACTTGGTTGTTAATGCTATGGGAGAGCTACAGGGAAAGCTAGATCGAAACAAAATAATTAAATATTTAGCTAAAAAATCTGCAACTAATACTCCTCAATTGCCAGCTAGCTTAAATTACTTGAGCGAATTAATTGATTTTATTGCTTTACCCTTAAAGATAATAGAAACTGTTGAAGGAAAAGACCTTTATCTGAATAAGTGTTGGCAAGAACTGATTACTAGCAACCAAGATTCACAGCCGCCGCTAGAAGAACCCGATGCTATGATCGCGACTTGGTGGATGGAACAGCAGCTAAACTCAGGACAACAGGATTGCGAACAACAAAGCAAATCCCCAAAATTACCAGATTTAGCCAATGGCGATCGCGCTAAGAGTAATTGTCATACCTTGTTGGTGTCTGACATCTCACCAGAAATACCCAATCGAGACAATTTTACACTGTTTAAGCCAAACTCTAGCGAAGAATCTCAGGAACAACTTAGTCTCGATAATTCCCAATGTATAACAATAGAACAGGTTTCAGATTGGAATTATCTTAAGATTCCTCTAGTTGCTAAAAAGTTATCAGGAATAAGTGATTCTCCATATCGCTTGGTTATCGCAACTAAAATAGCTGCAACAAAGCCCTTCAATCCATCAAGCAATAGTGAGTCGCAAACTTTAGCAACAGTTAGCAATAGATTGCTGGCAACCATTAGTCATGAGCTTAAATCCCCTGTGACGGGAATTGTTGGTTTATCTAGCTTGCTTCAAGGACAAAAATTAGGTCAACTGAATCAGCGTCAAGCTCAATACGTGAAGCTGATCCAAAGCAGCGGACAAAAAATGATGGACATCGTTGATGACCTCTTAAGACTTACCAACTTAGCTGATAAACAGCTATTAGAGCCTGAGTTAATCAATTTAGAATTTCTCTGTCGGCAGCTGTATCAACAGGCTGTAAATAAAGTTCAACAACTCGATTGCGAGACAGCGCGATCTTGTTGGTTTCCAACAAAGAGCGACTGTCGAGGGCGGTCATGGCGGGCGGGGCGTACACCAAACTATGCGGTGCGACACGAAGTTAGTCCTTTAGGGCAAGCAAGCCCTGAAGGTTTCCTCCAGGGTCAGCCCCTTGCAAACCCCGCCGATTCTCTTGTTCAATCAGCATCGCTTGACTCTTCGTTTGAGGTTGAAGCTTCACGGCTAACATTAAATATTGAATCAGGAAATGAAATAGCGATCGCCAATAAGTTAGTCTTATCTTGTATACTCTCTCACTTAGTTTTGGAGACAATTCGAGTTGCTCAATCTCCAGACAATTTAAAGATTGACGTTAAGAGTTTACAGGGACTGACTGCAATTGTAGTCAGTAGCGACTTAGGCGACTGGTCATCATCTTCAGAAACTAGCTCATCTGCGCCAGATTCGGGCTTGGATTTAGTAATTGCTGAATACTTAGCCGAAGTTATCCACGGCAGCGTAACTAGTCTTTATTTAGCAAATCGCTGTCAATTCACCCTACTATTGCCCAAAGATAATACTCAGCATCAGCAATTATCTGGTAATTCAATCAGCAATCCCGCAGACCCAACAAAAACTCCTAATCGTAATTTAACTATTCTTTGTCTCTATCCTGAACTTGAAGCGATCGATCCTCAAGCTAATCATCGCAATGGCTCACATTTCGATCTTAAAAGCTGGTCAGACAACAGCGAACAACAAGTTAATTGTCAACACCGCATTATTGAAGCAGACAGCTTAGAACAGGCATATACTTTAGCTCGGATCTGGCAACTAGACGTAATTGTTTTGGATGGCTACCAAATTATTGAACCCGCTCAATTTTTGCGATCGCTTCAAAAATCAGAATATTTAGCTGCTTTACCTTTAATTACTTTAGATGGTAGAACTACAGAAGCAGCAAACCAAATCGAAGGATTAAATGTATACCCATGTCTGCTTCCAGCTGAACATCGCAGCGTTGACAATTTGATGCAGGTAATTCAAATTGCCACAGGAGTTTAA
- a CDS encoding metallophosphoesterase, which translates to MPAKQHPLIRRKIRRWISKFTLITIVFFTCCYIYGSKIEPNWIEVVSIQLTIPNLARTFDNFKIVQISDLHTSKFMPEQRLARIIRLVNQQQPDAIAITGDLITQNNRFDANRLRQTLSQLKSKSGIFSVLGNHDHWGEAIAVLKQVLIESNITNLDNQVYSIEHGDEKLAFAGLDDPYWGNPDLEKTIAQLPKDTAAILLVHEPDYIEKSAATHQFALQLSGHSHGGQIRVPFLGPLVLPPGGRKYFAGLNQVENTITYTNRGLGMTNLPLRFGSRPEITVFTLRSAT; encoded by the coding sequence ATGCCTGCCAAGCAACATCCTTTGATACGCAGAAAAATTAGAAGATGGATAAGTAAATTTACGCTAATTACAATTGTTTTTTTTACCTGTTGTTATATTTACGGTTCAAAAATAGAGCCTAACTGGATTGAAGTTGTGTCAATTCAGTTAACAATTCCTAATCTGGCTCGGACATTCGACAATTTTAAAATCGTCCAGATTAGCGATCTTCATACCAGTAAATTTATGCCAGAACAGCGGTTAGCCAGAATTATTAGATTAGTTAATCAACAACAGCCAGATGCGATCGCCATTACGGGAGATTTAATTACTCAAAACAACAGGTTTGATGCCAACCGACTCAGGCAAACATTAAGTCAGCTAAAGTCTAAGTCAGGCATATTTTCCGTTTTAGGCAACCACGATCATTGGGGAGAAGCGATCGCTGTGCTGAAACAAGTCTTGATCGAGAGCAACATCACCAATTTAGACAATCAAGTTTACTCGATCGAGCATGGTGACGAAAAATTGGCTTTTGCTGGGCTTGACGATCCCTATTGGGGCAACCCAGACCTGGAGAAAACTATTGCTCAACTGCCAAAAGATACTGCTGCCATATTGCTAGTTCACGAACCAGACTATATTGAAAAAAGTGCGGCGACTCATCAATTCGCGCTTCAATTATCAGGTCATTCTCATGGAGGACAAATTAGAGTTCCTTTTCTTGGTCCTTTAGTATTGCCGCCTGGGGGAAGAAAATATTTCGCTGGATTGAATCAGGTTGAAAACACTATAACTTATACTAATCGGGGCTTAGGCATGACTAACCTACCTTTGCGCTTTGGTAGTCGCCCAGAAATTACCGTTTTTACCCTCCGCAGCGCAACCTAA
- a CDS encoding SDR family oxidoreductase, which produces MKYLHQHVIITGGSSGIGKAVAKLLAQQGANLSLIARDSQKLANAQREIAAASVNSTQRILTTTADVANRQAISIAIEQAIAALGTPKLLIASAGIAHPGYFNQIPLEIFEQTMAVNYFGSLYSIRAVLPAMEASKRGNIVLISSGAALIGIYGYSAYCPSKFALRGLAESLRGELKPKGIKITIVYPPDTDTPQLAAENKIKPPETQKITATAKTWSAAAVAEQILQGIEKGSFAIAPGTELTILNRFHSLLTPILNWYFDNLIKKINHKK; this is translated from the coding sequence ATGAAATATCTCCATCAACACGTAATTATCACCGGTGGTTCTAGTGGCATTGGTAAAGCAGTAGCTAAATTATTAGCGCAGCAAGGGGCAAACCTGTCGCTGATTGCCCGCGATTCCCAAAAGCTCGCGAATGCTCAACGGGAAATAGCAGCAGCAAGCGTTAATTCAACCCAAAGAATCCTGACTACTACCGCAGACGTAGCAAATCGGCAGGCAATCAGCATCGCAATCGAGCAAGCGATCGCTGCATTAGGAACGCCAAAACTATTGATCGCTTCTGCTGGAATAGCTCATCCTGGTTATTTTAACCAAATTCCTCTAGAAATTTTTGAACAGACAATGGCGGTAAATTATTTTGGTTCTTTATATAGCATCAGAGCAGTCTTACCAGCCATGGAAGCAAGCAAAAGGGGCAATATAGTCTTGATTTCTTCTGGTGCAGCATTAATCGGCATTTACGGCTATAGTGCTTATTGTCCTTCTAAGTTTGCCCTCAGAGGTCTGGCAGAGTCTTTACGAGGAGAATTAAAGCCCAAAGGTATTAAAATAACAATTGTCTATCCTCCTGATACCGATACTCCTCAGCTAGCAGCGGAAAACAAAATTAAGCCTCCCGAAACCCAGAAAATTACGGCTACGGCAAAAACTTGGAGCGCCGCCGCCGTAGCCGAGCAAATTCTTCAGGGAATAGAAAAGGGCAGTTTTGCGATCGCTCCTGGAACCGAACTTACTATTCTAAATCGATTTCATAGTTTACTTACTCCCATATTAAACTGGTATTTTGACAATCTAATTAAGAAAATTAATCATAAAAAATAG
- a CDS encoding GerMN domain-containing protein — translation MQDRNKNRFSLPVVAVITGAILAAGGGAAWWAKSALEQKALVTQPNPAPIVESEVPATPEPITEQKVVEICWLDPTDNSIKLVSNTMTFQKSIKSEQILETALETLLARPPQDSAYTTAIPQGTKLISVNKDQKGIHLNLSQEFTSGGGSAAMTSRLAQVIYTTTSSEPKTPVWINVEGQPLETLGQEGLIVNQPMTRQDFKNNFTL, via the coding sequence ATGCAGGATCGTAATAAAAATCGTTTTTCTCTTCCAGTGGTGGCAGTTATCACAGGGGCTATTTTGGCTGCGGGAGGAGGCGCTGCTTGGTGGGCAAAATCCGCCCTAGAACAAAAAGCTCTAGTTACTCAGCCGAATCCTGCTCCCATAGTCGAATCAGAAGTCCCGGCAACACCAGAACCAATTACTGAGCAAAAAGTTGTCGAAATTTGCTGGCTTGACCCAACCGATAACAGTATTAAACTAGTTTCTAATACCATGACCTTTCAGAAGTCGATTAAATCTGAACAAATCTTGGAAACTGCTTTGGAAACTCTATTAGCTCGTCCTCCTCAAGATTCTGCCTACACTACGGCAATTCCTCAGGGAACTAAACTAATTAGTGTAAATAAAGATCAAAAGGGAATTCATCTTAATCTATCTCAAGAGTTTACCTCTGGCGGTGGTAGTGCCGCCATGACTAGCAGACTAGCCCAGGTTATATATACCACGACTAGTTCTGAGCCCAAAACCCCTGTTTGGATTAATGTCGAGGGTCAACCTTTGGAAACCCTGGGACAAGAAGGACTTATTGTCAACCAACCCATGACTAGACAAGATTTTAAAAATAACTTTACTTTATAA
- a CDS encoding DUF2993 domain-containing protein, with amino-acid sequence MEILTIVLSGLLSLVSGGGTILDSIAASQIRSQIISVEQQTIRVDNRPSYQIAQGKLHQVRIASRGVKVQPGLRIAVVDLATDPIALRLSNLNFNSINGLRDSLAKPASGAIKLVFRQSDLNQALQSPEILAQLQKTLNRLITSKSGSTNISYQLSNLHLELRPANRIELRFKLSRPRPNVSINDSTSGTNTINNRSRELNITLELAIQVINGKTLRLIEPRGTVNDRPMSSRLLNGFAEGISDRLNLNVLEADGILARILQLEIDEDRLELVSFIRLETKSTLSSEKIKLFPRIGSLIHAGS; translated from the coding sequence ATGGAAATTCTGACGATTGTGCTGTCTGGATTACTCTCTTTAGTATCTGGTGGAGGTACAATTTTGGATTCGATCGCTGCTAGTCAAATTCGCTCGCAAATAATTAGCGTCGAGCAGCAGACGATTAGAGTAGATAATCGACCTAGTTATCAGATTGCTCAAGGAAAGCTTCATCAGGTCAGAATTGCTAGTAGAGGTGTTAAGGTTCAACCAGGTCTAAGAATTGCCGTCGTAGATCTAGCAACCGATCCCATAGCTCTGAGACTGTCAAACTTAAATTTCAACAGTATTAATGGATTGAGAGACTCTTTAGCCAAACCAGCCTCAGGAGCAATAAAACTGGTTTTTAGGCAAAGCGATCTTAACCAAGCCTTGCAGTCTCCTGAAATTTTGGCTCAACTCCAAAAAACCCTTAATCGTTTGATAACTAGCAAATCAGGTTCAACCAACATCAGCTATCAGCTATCAAATCTTCACCTGGAGTTACGCCCTGCAAATCGTATCGAGCTAAGATTTAAGCTAAGTAGACCCAGGCCTAATGTTAGTATTAATGACTCGACTTCTGGAACTAATACCATCAATAATCGTTCTAGAGAACTAAATATTACTTTAGAACTAGCTATCCAGGTTATAAATGGTAAAACACTCCGTTTAATCGAACCTCGAGGAACTGTCAACGATCGCCCTATGTCGTCCAGGTTGCTCAACGGCTTTGCTGAGGGTATTAGCGATCGCCTTAACTTAAATGTTCTAGAAGCCGACGGAATCTTAGCCCGTATTTTACAATTAGAGATTGATGAGGATAGATTAGAATTGGTTAGTTTTATTAGACTAGAAACTAAATCAACGTTATCTTCAGAAAAGATCAAACTATTTCCTCGTATCGGGAGCTTAATCCATGCAGGATCGTAA